A part of Brienomyrus brachyistius isolate T26 unplaced genomic scaffold, BBRACH_0.4 scaffold65, whole genome shotgun sequence genomic DNA contains:
- the LOC125725347 gene encoding RAB11-binding protein RELCH-like isoform X1, with protein MSEALIDKRVAPALITLCSDPEFSVRISTIPAFGTIMETVTQKELLERVKMQLASFLEDPQYQDQHSLHIEIIRTFGRVGPNAEPRFRDEFVLPHLHKLALGNNGQTAEAKRMDIAMQLFEAYSALSCCFISEDVLVNHFLPGLRCLRVDMEQFSSEYEDILSSMIKECEQKVENRTSQEPQGSMSIAASLVSEDTKTKFLSKVGQLTTSGAMLANVFQRKK; from the exons ATGAGCGAGGCCTTAATTGACAAGCGGGTAGCTCCAGCGCTAATTACCTTGTGCAGTGACCCGGAATT CTCGGTTAGGATATCGACGATACCGGCGTTTGGTACCATAATGGAGACCGTGACCCAGAAAGAG CTTCTGGAGAGAGTGAAGATGCAGCTGGCGTCCTTCCTGGAGGACCCGCAGTACCAGGACCAGCATTCCCTGCACATTGAGATCATCCGGACGTTCGGGAGGGTCGGTCCCAACGCTGAGCCTCGCTTCAGAGACGAGT TCGTGCTCCCTCACCTGCACAAGCTGGCACTGGGCAACAATGGGCAGACGGCCGAGGCCAAGCGGATGGACATCGCCATGCAGCTGTTCGAGGCCTACAGCGCCCTCTCCTGCTGCT TTATCTCCGAAGACGTGCTGGTGAATCACTTCCTCCCAGGGCTGAGATGCTTAAGAGTTGACATGGAGCAGTTCTCTTCTGAATATGAG GATATCCTGAGCTCCATGATTAAGGAATGTGAGCAGAAAGTGGAGAACAGGACCTCACAGGAGCCACAGGG GTCCATGTCGATAGCTGCCAGCCTCGTGAGCGAAGACACAAAGACCAAGTTTCTCAGTAAGGTGGGTCAGCTGACGACTTCGGGCGCCATGCTGGCCAACGTGTTCCAGCGGAAGAAGTGA
- the LOC125725347 gene encoding RAB11-binding protein RELCH-like isoform X2 — protein METVTQKELLERVKMQLASFLEDPQYQDQHSLHIEIIRTFGRVGPNAEPRFRDEFVLPHLHKLALGNNGQTAEAKRMDIAMQLFEAYSALSCCFISEDVLVNHFLPGLRCLRVDMEQFSSEYEDILSSMIKECEQKVENRTSQEPQGSMSIAASLVSEDTKTKFLSKVGQLTTSGAMLANVFQRKK, from the exons ATGGAGACCGTGACCCAGAAAGAG CTTCTGGAGAGAGTGAAGATGCAGCTGGCGTCCTTCCTGGAGGACCCGCAGTACCAGGACCAGCATTCCCTGCACATTGAGATCATCCGGACGTTCGGGAGGGTCGGTCCCAACGCTGAGCCTCGCTTCAGAGACGAGT TCGTGCTCCCTCACCTGCACAAGCTGGCACTGGGCAACAATGGGCAGACGGCCGAGGCCAAGCGGATGGACATCGCCATGCAGCTGTTCGAGGCCTACAGCGCCCTCTCCTGCTGCT TTATCTCCGAAGACGTGCTGGTGAATCACTTCCTCCCAGGGCTGAGATGCTTAAGAGTTGACATGGAGCAGTTCTCTTCTGAATATGAG GATATCCTGAGCTCCATGATTAAGGAATGTGAGCAGAAAGTGGAGAACAGGACCTCACAGGAGCCACAGGG GTCCATGTCGATAGCTGCCAGCCTCGTGAGCGAAGACACAAAGACCAAGTTTCTCAGTAAGGTGGGTCAGCTGACGACTTCGGGCGCCATGCTGGCCAACGTGTTCCAGCGGAAGAAGTGA